AGAGTGAACCACCACCACTGGAGAAAAAGATTGTTCCAGAACCCATGAACCTTGCTTCCCAAGTGGGCTTTGCACCGGCTCCAAAACCCGTGCCGGTTCTTGAAGCAGCTTCTGAACCGGAACCTGTTCCTGAAGCACTTGCTGAAGCAGAACCTGTTGCACAAGTGGTACTTGAACGAAAAAATCTTCCTGAAGTTGCCTCTGTGGCAGCCACTGGACCCACATCAGTCCCCGAGGTCACCCCTACGGCAGCCGCCGAACCGGCATCCATCCCAGAGGTCACCCCTACGGCAGCCGCCGAACCGGCATCCATCCCAGAGGTCACCCCTACGGCAGCCGCCGAACCGGCAGCAATCCCAGAGGTCACCCCTACGGCAGCCGCCGAACCGGCATCCATCCCAGAGGTCACTCCAACGGCAGCCGCCGAACCGGCAGCAATCCCAGAGGTCACCCCTACGGCAGCCGCCGAACCGGCATCCATCCCAGAGGTCACCCCTACGGCAGCCGCCGAACCGGCATCCATCCCAGAGGTCACCCCTACGGCAGCCGCCGAACCGGCATCCATCCCAGAGGTCACCCCTACGGCAGCCGCCGAACCGGCATCCATCCCAGAGGTCACTCCAACGGCAGCCGCCGAACCGGCATCCATCCCAGAGGTCACCCCTACGGCAGCCGCCGAACCGGCATCCATCCCAGAGGTCACCCCTACGGCAGCCGCCGAACCGGCATCCATCCCAGAGGTCACCCCTACGGCAGCCGCCGAACCGGCATCCATCCCAGAGGTCACTCCAACGGCAGCCGCCGAACCGGCAGCAATCCCAGAGGTCACTCCAACGGCAGCCGCCGAACCGGCATCCATCCCAGAGGTCACCCCTACGGCAGCCGCCGAACCGGCATCCATCCCAGAGGTCACTCCAACGGCAGCCGCCGAACCGGCATCCATCCCAGAGGTCACCCCTACGGCAGCCGCCGAACCGGCATCCATCCCAGAGGTCACTCCAACGGCAGCCGCCGAACCGGCAGCAATCCCAGAGGTCACCCCTACGGCAGCCCCTGAAGAAGTATCTATTCTTGAGACCAGCTCTAAACTGGATTCTGAACAGGAATCTGTTCCCAAGGCTTCCcctactgattcagtgcctgaaCCTATTCTTGACCCCTTGTCCAAGACCACAACATCTATCCCAGAAGACTTTCCAGAGTCTGCTCCTGCAGTGGCTTCTCTGGAGGACATCCTGCAGATGGCAGCAGAGCCCGGCCCAGCGAAAGAAGAGCATATTGGTAAGTGGCAGGAATCATCTCCTGTAGTTTGGTTAATTCACATCCTAAGAACCTCGCTTCTTCAGTTCTGGCTGCTTAGATACCCACTgctatctgtctgtctgacacagctgctccccacccccaccctgcagATGCTGTGGTGCCGTCCAGCTCAGACGGTGATGCTGAGCCTCTGAAGTACGTTTCCAGAAAACTTAGAACCAGTCAACTTGAGAAGCTGATGACCAAGGAAGAGCTGGAGGAAGAGCAGAGGTCAGGTGCATGGCTagatccccccccaccccctccccagtacCCTAACAGCCCCTTCCATCAATACAGCCACACTTGTTATTTCAAGAAGCTGAACACATTCAACATAACacggtattattattattattattattattattattattattagaccTTGGCCTAGtacagggttccccaattccggtcctggagggccagtccATAAGAGAGTTTGCAATTTCCCAGGATTGTGACCATTGGGATGATTATGCTAGGGAGGCCAGCACTTCTGATCCTGACATTTTAGCTTCTGTTTTCATATTGAATCTGCTGTATATGACACAATGCCTGCATTGTTCCGGTTTGTGTCCCGTGACATTCTTGTATCTGCACTGCtaggttctgtgtgtgtgtgtgtgtatgcatgcgtgcatgcgtgtgtgtgtatgtgtgtgcgcactTGCTCGTGGGATACACACTAAGATAATAAATCCCAAGTTTTGCATGGGTGGGCTGAGTTCCGATAGTGTTTCATGGAAGCCCTAACCTGTTCAGGACTAAAAGCATCACATCCCCAACAAACAAACCAGATTGCGTTTTATGATGCCCTTGGTGGGAAAAGGTTTTCGCTTTGAGGTTTTCTTTCTCACGGAGCCCAGAAACAGGAAAGAACAGGAAGGAGTAGAATATTAACTGTTCCAAAAAAATCTGTCATAATTGCTGAAGGATGTAGTTTTACTTTTCCTGCATTATTACTGTAATATGTAACTATTTTTGTGTGTCCTGTGACCCAAATTACGTTTCAGCCAGTAAAAGTGAATCATCCAGGTATGACTGCACATCAAACCAAGGGACCAGCCCTTTAATTCCTTGCAAGCATCTCAGAATAGCAGTGACATTCACTGCTTACATAGCTTGTGACTCATACTTTGAACAGGATTTGTGATCAATTTGCAGAGTTATGTGTTGAATGGTGACCTTGGCACTATCCCACTTTACCATAGTCATCGGAAAACCACTATGAACCAATGTGCCATTCCTGCCTCCTGTTGTTAGGCGATATGACATTTTTCTAAACTGCAGTGTTAAAGAAAAATTTTCTTACTATAATTTCCAAGGTCCCTCACACTTTACCAGAGGTGGATATTTTCAGGTccagagtacaaatccaggccaagattttgtttcaaccaaccagttgagtatctgtgactgtgtctttatgctcaactggttggttgaaacaaaatcatggtctggatttgtacttcgTGGACTGGAACTTTAAACCTTTGCACTTTACACATTGTCACTCATCAAAAACACTAGTTTAGTGAAAATCTTAAAATGTTAATATCTGAATGAGTTTTATTCAAATTAATTCTGGTCCCTGAAATATCTGTACACCCTGACTGATGTCATATATTAATGAACTTTAGTAACATACACGCCTTCCCCTCGTTTCCATTGCTGCCACCTTATTACTCCTTATCCAGTGTCCCGAATGCTCCCAATAATGTTATTGGAAGTGTAAAAGCGCAATGTTTTTGAACCATAATTCCCCTTTATTCAGGTGCGATACCATTGAGTAGTCACTAGATGGCGCTAGAGGAGTGTAAATGACTAGTCATTCGCGTGTCGTTTCGTTGGGAGTAGGAGAATTTGGACAAGCCAGCCATTGATATTACTCTCAATTAAGTCATGATTCtgcgtaattttttttttttgttttcttaacTGGCAAACATAATAACAGTTAATGAACACCCATCAAGGAAGGGGATTTGTTCTTGGTTGCTAATTTTCTTTACGAGTCACTGGTGGAAATAAAGGCAGTGCACTTGCACTGCGGCCCTAAAGAaatgggctgggtggggggcacagaggGTCCATGGTCCCCTTTGCAGGGAGGATTTGGGGGCTATTGGTCCATGAGGTTAAACTGCTGAAGCACATTGCATTGCATTGTGAACTGCCTGAAAGCAAATTACATATGCTGGTTACGATATGGTCCATGTTACGATATTTCGACGGTATTCCAATTCCATTCTgattttcactttcagtacattattcaataaattacatgatatTAATCGCTTTATTAtagcccaactgtaggctaatgtaagtgctCTAAGCATgcttaaggtaggctaggctgtgatgtttgttaggttaggtgtactgtggGTATACtatgttaaaatgcattttcgcctcCCGGTATTTTTGCCTTAtgatggcacacacacacacacacacacacacacacacaccgtttACCTGGCTGGCAAGTCTGTCTTGTTCAGCAGAGTGCCTAGATTGTAGATCTTATCTGTCTAGTCtagattttttgttttttttatcgcAAGGCTGTAAGCAGTCGTCTACATTAAGGATATTTCACGGATGCATCTgtatcatttaatcattaaaGGTCAGATGCCTTGTTGGTCATgtggttgttttgtttttgtatgtcTGATGTATGCCTGAAACCTTTGAAATGTTGACCTTTCACGGAAGGGCCCTCAAATAAATGGTGCACAGGAGTCCATTGTAAGAACTTACACCACCAATATCTGTCTTGCATGACACTATTACAGCCATGTATTAAAAACAAGTTGAACTCTGTCTTCCTAAGCAAGGTTATCAGTCAATGTCTCTGCAGGGCTCTTGGTGTGACTCAGTAAACAGGCCTCTGCTCATCCAGACCTCAAAGGCGGGATCTTGCATACTTCCACttactctcccccccccctctccccgcCCTCCCGAGTCCCTGCCTTCACTGTCAACTCTCCTCCTGCTCTTCTGAGTTAACCTTGGGCTTCCAAACACTGCATGGCTTTAAAAACGGTTTTAGCTGCAAGCGGAATGGGGGTGAGGAAATGTATTTAGACATTCGACTTGCCAACCTGGTTCAAATGTCTACGATGGAGACAATGGGCTTGTTTGCATTATTTATGTACAATGCGTCAGAATTTGGATGCACACTCGTATTGCTGGGTGCAGTGAGGGCGATGTGAGATGCCTCGAAGTAAAGTTTCATGTTTGTTGAGTGGCCGGTTGTTTCTTTTTCAGAGCGGAGGAGTAGGCTTACCACCAGGCATTTCTCTGTGTTGGAGTCCAGCTTAATGAAGATGAGCCTCAACTCTTTTGGTCATTGAGTGACTGTGTCATTGAGAAATaaacgtgtgtgtatgtgtttgtgtttcgATTGGTGGATGGCAGTCCTGCCCTTTTTATTCTTTGACCTTGCATGCGCAATCGCAGCCACGCTGTGCGGGGGTAAGATATTCATTTTTCACCATTGTGTCTTCGACTACCTTTGTCAAACACATTGAAAGAACCCAGACCCAACTTCACTTTTAATGGGATTTCTGTGTAGTTGACAGTaagacattttatatatttctgcccCCACTAATGAGGATAAAGTTGTGAGTGTTGTCAGGGTGTCCTGACTGCGGCTCGCCCATTGTTCTGTGTTGACTGCTCTCAGATGCAGGTGCTTGTGTGTAGTCATTACCTGCCATGTTAATCACCGTGACGTCTTTTCCACTCGCCCTATAAACTAGTCAGTGGTAAAGCAGTACCGGGAGCTCATATGGAATGGAGACTAGTGTATTGTCTTTCACAGATCAGTTAtaatcaatgttttttttttcttttttaaatgactGTGGCACTTATCTTACTGGCCTTTGTAACAATTAAATGTCAAGGCTGTGTAACCAGTTCTGTGTTTTGAGCATTTATTTCTGGCATCAGGTATGTCAAAACAATACTTAAAAGGTTGACTAAGTTCATGAGCCTGCACTGTCAAATGGAAGGAATGAGGAAGAGACCTGGCCAAAGGCatgtgactttaatattccTTTGCACAGTCTACCTTTGATTATGACATAGTTTCCGCAAGCTTATGCAATGCCTCAACGTTTAtttgattcctggtcttagaggaatgtcttatgaggagaggttagctgagctgaatctgtttagccttgagcaaaggagactaaggggggacatgatccaggtctattagattctaatgggtctggatgctgttcagccgaatggctactttaatattagtttgtggccataagtggaaattagcgggagaacattttaaaacaaatttgaggaagcacttctttacacagtgtgtagttagagtatggaatagtcttcctgctagtgtagcggaagctaaaacactgggttcctttaaatcaagTTCTCctcaaatgagcttgatgggccgaatggcctcctctcgttctTAAATTTCTCATGTTATTATTTTCTCCATATTTGCTTCAGTTTTACACTAAGATATTATAGCGCTCCATAAGGTCTTTTCCAGCGCATGCCAAAGACATTCATTGGAGTCAAGGCCAACTCCATGAAGCTCTCCTTGATAATTCGAGCCCCATGAAACTTGGCATCAATCGATCAGGAAAGAAAAAAGTCATTGATGCATAACCTGGTCATTCGGAACCTTAAGATATGCGGCTGCCTTCATTTTATTGCTGTGTAATGTAGCTGAAtggtaataatgatccagttaTTGGGTTTTAAGtacttgctgatttaaattcaaacaatttattttttttggttgggCAATGTAGTAAAACACATTCTACAGCAGGGTTGGCAAATCTTATGCAGAAAGGGCCACTGTGTTTGCGGGCTTTCGCTGCAACACCCTCGTTAAATTaataattagaggactgattggctgaagagtcctcacacctgggtttgaacagctgacctaaaggttatcccaaatacctgcacacacaccggccctttgcggataagagtgcccacccctgatatacaattttaaaaatcaaagtGTATATAAGGAGGAAGTGAGACTTTCTGTATTAAACCTGGAGGGGTTTGGCGTGAGTCAGTGATTCAGTCTGGGTGTGATGGCTGACATGGCGTCCACTGCGTTGTGCAGTGAGTTGGTCTGGGTGTGACGGCTGTGACATAGCGTCCACTGGCTCGTGCAGTGAGTCTGTCTGGGTGTGACGGCTGTGACATGGTGTCCACTGCCTCGTGCAGTGAGTCTGTCTGGGTGTGACGGCTGTGACATGGTGTCCACTGCCTCGTGCAGTGAG
This genomic window from Paramormyrops kingsleyae isolate MSU_618 chromosome 22, PKINGS_0.4, whole genome shotgun sequence contains:
- the LOC111856755 gene encoding uncharacterized protein isoform X1, with product MDAIFDVSFIVPAVIFTFLAIILATSIFGKKADPESETIVDDAPVEEIAREGDELQHKSEKHKASQSEVNRIEEITAEPESDVPAVAPVVEKMGTLEKEPVTQSEIPPAQQELEKSQITESVAEIIKKSVSETLSVASRILESEPPPLEKKIVPEPMNLASQVGFAPAPKPVPVLEAASEPEPVPEALAEAEPVAQVVLERKNLPEVASVAATGPTSVPEVTPTAAAEPASIPEVTPTAAAEPASIPEVTPTAAAEPAAIPEVTPTAAAEPASIPEVTPTAAAEPAAIPEVTPTAAAEPASIPEVTPTAAAEPASIPEVTPTAAAEPASIPEVTPTAAAEPASIPEVTPTAAAEPASIPEVTPTAAAEPASIPEVTPTAAAEPASIPEVTPTAAAEPASIPEVTPTAAAEPAAIPEVTPTAAAEPASIPEVTPTAAAEPASIPEVTPTAAAEPASIPEVTPTAAAEPASIPEVTPTAAAEPAAIPEVTPTAAPEEVSILETSSKLDSEQESVPKASPTDSVPEPILDPLSKTTTSIPEDFPESAPAVASLEDILQMAAEPGPAKEEHIAAPHPHPADAVVPSSSDGDAEPLKYVSRKLRTSQLEKLMTKEELEEEQRMQQKQLAAIFQLLRNNKETFGEVTEGDVTEQLKLYSK
- the LOC111856755 gene encoding uncharacterized protein isoform X5; translation: MDAIFDVSFIVPAVIFTFLAIILATSIFGKKADPESETIVDDAPVEEIAREGDELQHKSEKHKASQSEVNRIEEITAEPESDVPAVAPVVEKMGTLEKEPVTQSEIPPAQQELEKSQITESVAEIIKKSVSETLSVASRILESEPPPLEKKIVPEPMNLASQVGFAPAPKPVPVLEAASEPEPVPEALAEAEPVAQVVLERKNLPEVASVAATGPTSVPEVTPTAAAEPASIPEVTPTAAAEPASIPEVTPTAAAEPAAIPEVTPTAAAEPASIPEVTPTAAAEPAAIPEVTPTAAAEPASIPEVTPTAAAEPASIPEVTPTAAAEPASIPEVTPTAAAEPASIPEVTPTAAAEPASIPEVTPTAAAEPASIPEVTPTAAAEPASIPEVTPTAAAEPASIPEVTPTAAAEPAAIPEVTPTAAAEPASIPEVTPTAAAEPASIPEVTPTAAAEPASIPEVTPTAAAEPASIPEVTPTAAPEEVSILETSSKLDSEQESVPKASPTDSVPEPILDPLSKTTTSIPEDFPESAPAVASLEDILQMAAEPGPAKEEHIAAPHPHPADAVVPSSSDGDAEPLKYVSRKLRTSQLEKLMTKEELEEEQRMQQKQLAAIFQLLRNNKETFGEVTEGDVTEQLKLYSK
- the LOC111856755 gene encoding uncharacterized protein isoform X4, with product MDAIFDVSFIVPAVIFTFLAIILATSIFGKKADPESETIVDDAPVEEIAREGDELQHKSEKHKASQSEVNRIEEITAEPESDVPAVAPVVEKMGTLEKEPVTQSEIPPAQQELEKSQITESVAEIIKKSVSETLSVASRILESEPPPLEKKIVPEPMNLASQVGFAPAPKPVPVLEAASEPEPVPEALAEAEPVAQVVLERKNLPEVASVAATGPTSVPEVTPTAAAEPASIPEVTPTAAAEPASIPEVTPTAAAEPAAIPEVTPTAAAEPASIPEVTPTAAAEPAAIPEVTPTAAAEPASIPEVTPTAAAEPASIPEVTPTAAAEPASIPEVTPTAAAEPASIPEVTPTAAAEPASIPEVTPTAAAEPASIPEVTPTAAAEPASIPEVTPTAAAEPASIPEVTPTAAAEPAAIPEVTPTAAAEPASIPEVTPTAAAEPASIPEVTPTAAAEPASIPEVTPTAAAEPAAIPEVTPTAAPEEVSILETSSKLDSEQESVPKASPTDSVPEPILDPLSKTTTSIPEDFPESAPAVASLEDILQMAAEPGPAKEEHIAAPHPHPADAVVPSSSDGDAEPLKYVSRKLRTSQLEKLMTKEELEEEQRMQQKQLAAIFQLLRNNKETFGEVTEGDVTEQLKLYSK
- the LOC111856755 gene encoding uncharacterized protein isoform X3; this encodes MDAIFDVSFIVPAVIFTFLAIILATSIFGKKADPESETIVDDAPVEEIAREGDELQHKSEKHKASQSEVNRIEEITAEPESDVPAVAPVVEKMGTLEKEPVTQSEIPPAQQELEKSQITESVAEIIKKSVSETLSVASRILESEPPPLEKKIVPEPMNLASQVGFAPAPKPVPVLEAASEPEPVPEALAEAEPVAQVVLERKNLPEVASVAATGPTSVPEVTPTAAAEPASIPEVTPTAAAEPASIPEVTPTAAAEPAAIPEVTPTAAAEPASIPEVTPTAAAEPASIPEVTPTAAAEPASIPEVTPTAAAEPASIPEVTPTAAAEPASIPEVTPTAAAEPASIPEVTPTAAAEPASIPEVTPTAAAEPASIPEVTPTAAAEPASIPEVTPTAAAEPAAIPEVTPTAAAEPASIPEVTPTAAAEPASIPEVTPTAAAEPASIPEVTPTAAAEPASIPEVTPTAAAEPAAIPEVTPTAAPEEVSILETSSKLDSEQESVPKASPTDSVPEPILDPLSKTTTSIPEDFPESAPAVASLEDILQMAAEPGPAKEEHIAAPHPHPADAVVPSSSDGDAEPLKYVSRKLRTSQLEKLMTKEELEEEQRMQQKQLAAIFQLLRNNKETFGEVTEGDVTEQLKLYSK
- the LOC111856755 gene encoding uncharacterized protein isoform X7 is translated as MDAIFDVSFIVPAVIFTFLAIILATSIFGKKADPESETIVDDAPVEEIAREGDELQHKSEKHKASQSEVNRIEEITAEPESDVPAVAPVVEKMGTLEKEPVTQSEIPPAQQELEKSQITESVAEIIKKSVSETLSVASRILESEPPPLEKKIVPEPMNLASQVGFAPAPKPVPVLEAASEPEPVPEALAEAEPVAQVVLERKNLPEVASVAATGPTSVPEVTPTAAAEPASIPEVTPTAAAEPASIPEVTPTAAAEPAAIPEVTPTAAAEPASIPEVTPTAAAEPAAIPEVTPTAAAEPASIPEVTPTAAAEPASIPEVTPTAAAEPASIPEVTPTAAAEPASIPEVTPTAAAEPASIPEVTPTAAAEPASIPEVTPTAAAEPASIPEVTPTAAAEPASIPEVTPTAAAEPAAIPEVTPTAAAEPASIPEVTPTAAAEPASIPEVTPTAAAEPASIPEVTPTAAAEPASIPEVTPTAAAEPAAIPEVTPTAAPEEVSILETSSKLDSEQESVPKASPTDSVPEPILDPLSKTTTSIPEDFPESAPAVASLEDILQMAAEPGPAKEEHIAAPHPHPADAVVPSSSDGDAEPLKYVSRKLRTSQLEKLMTKEELEEEQRAEE
- the LOC111856755 gene encoding uncharacterized protein isoform X6 → MDAIFDVSFIVPAVIFTFLAIILATSIFGKKADPESETIVDDAPVEEIAREGDELQHKSEKHKASQSEVNRIEEITAEPESDVPAVAPVVEKMGTLEKEPVTQSEIPPAQQELEKSQITESVAEIIKKSVSETLSVASRILESEPPPLEKKIVPEPMNLASQVGFAPAPKPVPVLEAASEPEPVPEALAEAEPVAQVVLERKNLPEVASVAATGPTSVPEVTPTAAAEPASIPEVTPTAAAEPASIPEVTPTAAAEPAAIPEVTPTAAAEPASIPEVTPTAAAEPAAIPEVTPTAAAEPASIPEVTPTAAAEPASIPEVTPTAAAEPASIPEVTPTAAAEPASIPEVTPTAAAEPASIPEVTPTAAAEPASIPEVTPTAAAEPASIPEVTPTAAAEPASIPEVTPTAAAEPASIPEVTPTAAAEPASIPEVTPTAAAEPASIPEVTPTAAAEPAAIPEVTPTAAPEEVSILETSSKLDSEQESVPKASPTDSVPEPILDPLSKTTTSIPEDFPESAPAVASLEDILQMAAEPGPAKEEHIAAPHPHPADAVVPSSSDGDAEPLKYVSRKLRTSQLEKLMTKEELEEEQRMQQKQLAAIFQLLRNNKETFGEVTEGDVTEQLKLYSK
- the LOC111856755 gene encoding uncharacterized protein isoform X2, translating into MDAIFDVSFIVPAVIFTFLAIILATSIFGKKADPESETIVDDAPVEEIAREGDELQHKSEKHKASQSEVNRIEEITAEPESDVPAVAPVVEKMGTLEKEPVTQSEIPPAQQELEKSQITESVAEIIKKSVSETLSVASRILESEPPPLEKKIVPEPMNLASQVGFAPAPKPVPVLEAASEPEPVPEALAEAEPVAQVVLERKNLPEVASVAATGPTSVPEVTPTAAAEPASIPEVTPTAAAEPASIPEVTPTAAAEPAAIPEVTPTAAAEPASIPEVTPTAAAEPAAIPEVTPTAAAEPASIPEVTPTAAAEPASIPEVTPTAAAEPASIPEVTPTAAAEPASIPEVTPTAAAEPASIPEVTPTAAAEPASIPEVTPTAAAEPASIPEVTPTAAAEPASIPEVTPTAAAEPAAIPEVTPTAAAEPASIPEVTPTAAAEPASIPEVTPTAAAEPASIPEVTPTAAAEPASIPEVTPTAAAEPAAIPEVTPTAAPEEVSILETSSKLDSEQESVPKASPTDSVPEPILDPLSKTTTSIPEDFPESAPAVASLEDILQMAAEPGPAKEEHIDAVVPSSSDGDAEPLKYVSRKLRTSQLEKLMTKEELEEEQRMQQKQLAAIFQLLRNNKETFGEVTEGDVTEQLKLYSK
- the LOC111856755 gene encoding uncharacterized protein isoform X8, whose protein sequence is MDAIFDVSFIVPAVIFTFLAIILATSIFGKKADPESETIVDDAPVEEIAREGDELQHKSEKHKASQSEVNRIEEITAEPESDVPAVAPVVEKMGTLEKEPVTQSEIPPAQQELEKSQITESVAEIIKKSVSETLSVASRILESEPPPLEKKIVPEPMNLASQVGFAPAPKPVPVLEAASEPEPVPEALAEAEPVAQVVLERKNLPEVASVAATGPTSVPEVTPTAAAEPASIPEVTPTAAAEPASIPEVTPTAAAEPAAIPEVTPTAAAEPASIPEVTPTAAAEPAAIPEVTPTAAAEPASIPEVTPTAAAEPASIPEVTPTAAAEPASIPEVTPTAAAEPASIPEVTPTAAAEPASIPEVTPTAAAEPASIPEVTPTAAAEPASIPEVTPTAAAEPASIPEVTPTAAAEPAAIPEVTPTAAAEPASIPEVTPTAAAEPASIPEVTPTAAAEPASIPEVTPTAAAEPASIPEVTPTAAAEPAAIPEVTPTAAPEEVSILETSSKLDSEQESVPKASPTDSVPEPILDPLSKTTTSIPEDFPESAPAVASLEDILQMAAEPGPAKEEHIDAVVPSSSDGDAEPLKYVSRKLRTSQLEKLMTKEELEEEQRAEE